CCAAAATGTAAGGTCCATCCGTAGCATTGCCTGTGTAGTAGTAGGTGTGTGAGTTGTGCCTATTGGATGAAGGAATTctcatttcaaccaatttcaagtaaaaaaaaaaaactttcttgCTTGAATGGTTTTTTTTAGATTCCTTctaatttaaaacaattgaaaCATTTCATGTTCTGCATAACTATTATTGAAAAAAAGTTTCCAAGACACtttacttttataatttataattttcgaGTCTAAACAGCATATACTTCTTAAAACGTAAGTTGAAATTAATAAGAAACTAGCAACTTTACCAGAGATCTTCTTCATAGGCAAATGATGATTTATCATGAGGATAACGACTTGATGGATGGGGAGATGCGTGACGCTATATTTAACTCATGTCCAGCACGCAAgttaattaacaaaaaaaaaaaaaaaaacctcacaGTAGATGTTTAGGCTTGGTTTTTTTCATACACATAGttataaatttaactttcaatatttatatttttttgtgaatttgatttttcttttatgaattaatttgattttaatcttttaaaagagTAATTATTTTTCGTGGAATAcatataaaacattaattttaacGATATTAGTGTGATAATTCACACGTGTACTtcataatgacatgtcattatttatcttatatgttacattaacaaataattttaaaattataaaatattcaaaaaattaaaaattaacattAATTGCACATAAATTATCATGTAAACtagtatatttaaaaattaatattttagtaaatatttctgttaaattttaaaaaattaaatttaactagaaaatttagaaaagaaattaacaaaaaataaatattaaaagttaaatttgaattatgcatatttttcatatttattgtcCATCATTTTAAAAGCCTGAAGCGGAGATTATAACAAAATAATTGATGCAATCAACATCGCATCATGATATGGATGTGAGATTCTTAACTTGGTGAGGACAATTATGAGTTCTATTTTATAGCAAAATAACATTAAAGAACCTTCCtcctaaaaacaaaaaataaatatcaaaattatatactAATTTTGATACTATTTGTattattatacattattttaatttaatgtatttatatatattaaattttaattttaattcaattttcacatttcacTGGACTCATTATATATGTGACACAATTTTTCGTTAAATCATGTGCATTTTTCTAGTATACCATTTTATTatgttaaaacaaataaataaatttaaattatttcaacctaaattaagaaaataaacacacttAGGAAAATAATTTCTTATTTCCCTCAGaaaatttattcttttaaaaatccaagtaaaaatatttaaatttgtttgtttgtttttaactTCATAAAATGTCATATAAGCAATTTACATATGATTTGATTGAATTGTTTCATATAAATAATGAGGTGAGTGAAATGTAAAATTGAACTAGAATTGAAGTTTGATACACAAATGTACCAAACTAAAGTTGATATAAAGCATtgtaaattgaatcaaaattcatgtataattttggtatttattcaaaaagaaaaacataataataaagtCAGTCCTCAACGTTTACATTTTCTGTCAATTTGGTTcttattttttttagttaaatttggttattaacctTTTTAAAAAGAGTCAAATAGTTTTTCTTTAACAAAAATGCTAACTAAAACATTAATTATGCAACATTGTTGGTATGACAACCTGCGTAATAGTCCACGTGTAATTTATACTAACTTAGCACTATTTATCTTATATGTCAAGACTATAAATAATttctaaattataaatataaaaaatcaatcaaagttcataaaaattaaaagaaaaattagcttaaataCATGCGAATTGTCATGTAGGCTGTTAAgtttaaaatgttaaaaaatcattttaattcttttttaaataattaaaattggtGATCAAATTAAGCTTAAAAAGgaatcaaattaataaaaaatataaaagaaaaacccTTTAAATTAACGTTGATCACCACACCCTATCGTCCTTCATATCTGAAATTCGAACTTCATCGTACGGTGTAATTGGTTTTCTATCATTGTTCTTTATTTAATTGTAGTATCTCCATGAGAATCGGCTGCTATGAGATTACGATATCAAAGTAGGGTCCCTgctcataaaataaattttctttcccaCAATAACAAATCTTTTCCaaactttattttaattcatatgTTGTGGCTGCATTATTAGTCCTTCTTATGCTGCTTTCTTTTTccaattaattttatcatttaaggtGCTTAATATATTGCTTAAACTATGctttcctatttttattttaaaaattgcttttctaatttaacttatttattaaattCTTGTTACATACATGGTAATTCAagcataaataaaaaattttaacaacaTCAATAATTCAACCTGAATTTTAAAAGTTGAGAAAGTCTATCAACAACTTTGACAGCCATTTTATAAGTAtatattagtttaattaatttcttttaaaaataaggaAAGTTTGTGGTCAAGTCATTTTCCAAAAGCCGACATTGATGATTGATTGTTTACTTTTTTAAAAGATTGTTTGAGTGACTAAATTAAGATAGTGTAAGCCGTCAGAATATGCTCTTTAAAACATATCTTTTAGGTGTAATATTCAAAAGTAAGATAAAATGAGCAATTTTTTGCCCTTCTCAAATGGGCTCAAATTTTAGGGAAATTTGAGTGAAAAACAAGATACAAAAATATGAATTGACAGCTTTAGCCTTTAAATTAGTAGTATTGATTAAGAGAATCTATCaaataaattagtataaaaaatagaaaataacagCAAACCAGTTCAAATGGAGCAATAAAAAACCAAATGAGATGAGGTGtttaaattttaatcattttaaatggAAAAAAAGTTGTGATAACCAAGATCCAAAATCTACATTATTTTTGTCACAATACGATTTTAACTTGGAATTATAGGCTTCATTTGTCATACCTTTCCTTTCTTAATCACGAGCATTTTTCTATAAATTAAGATCCCTCTCTTCCCCAATATTTGTCACTCTCCCAAACCTTTTCTGCTGAAATTTCAATAGCAAGAAACATGGCAAATATTGGTTCATACTTTTCAATATCAGCTATCTTCATTTTTTCCCTGTTTACAACTTCCCCAAGCTTGTGCTTAGCGGCTAGAAAATTCCTCAGCTCCGAAACAGATACAAAGTTCATCAAAACTTGGTGTGATGCGACAACCTACCCTGACTTGTGTTTCGTCACCTTTTCTAGCTATGCAGCTGAAATCCAAGACAGTCCCAAAACAATAACCACCAAGTCCCTCTTCGTCGCGCTTAACTCAACACGTTCGGCTTCCAAGAACCTTACCGACATCTCCAAAACACAGGGTTTAAAGCCTAGAGAGACTGAGGCTCTCCAGGATTGTGTGGAAGAAATAGGTGATTCGATTGATGAACTCAAAAGGTCTATCGTTGAAATGGATGAGACTGCAGGCAAAAGCTTTGCTTTCCGCATGAGTGATATTCAAACATGGGTGAGTGCAGCTTTGACAGATGAAGATACCTGCATGGATGGCTTCTCAGAGACCGCCATTGATGGAGATGTCAAAGCTAATATGAGGACTTTAATTGAGAAAGTTGCACACTTGACAAGCATTTCCTTGGCCTTTGTCAACCACTATGCTGGTGCCAATAAATAACCTAAACAAGTATGTACCAATTCGGTTCCTATGCAATTGTACGTCTGGCTTGTAAGTAATCATATTTTTCACATTTGGGttctgtttttgatgatttcaCAAGCAATTTAATGTTTGATAGCTTGGTTTAGATTAGCTGTAACACTctgaaaatttttacaataagatattatccttaatatagtaaaataaagaaataaagtgacaagaagaggaaatttgagttatgtcactgggaagtatattatgacatattgattcaagaaagtactaaattataaaagtaagaaaagttttgtggcccaaaagtaaatactcaaaatttgagagattaaagtgtaaatatgaaaaaaattaaaggactaatagtgcaaatattttaagggtggaatgatctagaaaccaaagaaattttatgaattaggaccaaattgaataggtaaagaattatgagggactaaatggtaattttaccaaattaagtgatgactcaagaatgaaattttaaaagatcacaaagggcaaaatggtcaattggaagagagagaaatctagaaagtaatgataatgttggtgatattttataattatttaattaaataattattatttatttaatattttaataagatattttattattttattaatttatttagtctctatatatatgtgtgtgtgtaaaaaaaaaaacaacacaccATCCATCATTGTCCATGCATCCCACGTtagaaagaagagaagagaagaaagaaacttttcattctttacaatttagtctttccaccaaaaatttaccattttcacctagaaatcaaaagaattttcacagttaccaagagagaaaaataataaggagactatgggaagctagaatatcaagttagattcaagaaatagaagctggaggagagagaaaatcaagttgaAAGATTGAAAACAAtaagacaaggtaagaacatcaagatttccatgtatttttttaagtttgatattattgaaaaagcatggaaatgaagctaaagtagagttttcttatatatggttctatgttcttgatatattagtgaagtgaaataagagaaagtggtgggaaatattgtagagaaaggaagtaagggtgttataaacttaaaaattaacattttgtactaaaacaattttgggcagcagcagtagtctaactttcaaaaatcaccaaaaattgtagaaatcaaattagataatgaataaaatattaaataaaatattattaaatatagtttcttatagaagaaaccgtgtaagcaatgaaattgtgaatcatgagatataataaattttgtgggacaaggtcagaataattttgggttcccctattctgactttggaaaatcatcaaaaattggataaaaataattaggttcttaaagttatatttttaaaatcctgaatgagcttattttcaatagaaacaaacgagaataTCATCCGAatcctgtacaatgagataattaatttttagtaaagaagggtcggaactgtcaaacagcagaataagggtgaatttaaagaataaactgtacttattggaaaaaccaaaaattctgaaaattttatggtaagaagataagtaattctagtttcatggaaaattattggatcttaatttcgagttctttagctcaagatataaataatttagggactatgatgcaaatgaacagttttgaatatacatataagtaaatagtgaaattattgataatgttacttgtagcatgttatataaattaagaatgtggaatggagaggaggaggaggaaaatatgtatgaatatttagctagcatggctaatttgcatgttttaggctcaaggactaaattgaataaaagtaaaactttatgggcaattttgtaaaaatgttagaaatgaccaatttgcatgaaatggattattttattatttaaaatttcaaaattgaatgaaattattaatttagttcaagatcgggggaaaacatgttttaaggattaaattgaaaagtattaaaattatggaaaattctgatattttatagaattcatgggttgttatcaatttatatgagaataacggctggaaataaggattaaattgcaataattttttTTGAGCCTAAtaatgaaatcgtcattaattaaaagtttaggggtaaaatggtaattttgtttaggggtaaaatgttatgtattagaacatgaaataaataaaaacgaaaatcaaatttatttataaagatccggatgactcgaATATGAGACTTGAAcgtagaaaagaaaagatattggataaatgaaattataaacatgaacaagtaacgaggtaagttagtgtaacttgaattgtatttttaaattacttgatttatgtttatgaagaaatgacAAGAAAATAtcatcatgacatgtaaatatgtgattatctttaatacgttgatacaaggaaattaagtatattgagacgagtaataaattcaagtaaaacatgtcGAGAAAAATAAGTACTTTTAAGaaacaatatgtttgattttaattggttccaaatatgaacgttagatgaaataaaatatctgataaataaattagtaactccagtaatgctctgtaactctattccggtgatagATTCGAGTTAAGGGCGTTACATTGGCAATGCTTGGAATATGTATGAAAGTGGTGTCAAGATGTAAAATATGTAACTACAATAAGTCTTATATTCAAACGACATATAAACAGAGACAAATGCCATAATTTAAAGATTTTGAGGTTATTCCAATGGCTTTTAGCAAAGTTTCTCACTGTCAATACCTGAGAAGCTAAAATCTTTATTCTCACATTTTTACCCAAGCTGTTGAACACGTTTAAGAGTAAAGCCTTCTCGTTTTGAAAATCATATATGTTGTAAACTTAATTTCGGGTAGaatgataaaagaatttgtatttaatttttttaataaagaaaAGGACAAAGCTCAAAACAAGAACACCAAATTAAACCAGCTTAGCAGCATCTCTGAGCCAGCAGCATCGCAGGATAGAATAGGCATTAAGTCTTCAGGGGTGCATCTATAATATGTAAATGTAGATCATTACCACTTCCAAATTTTGCCAAAAAATCAGCAGTATTATTAGTTCTTCTGCTCATAGAAATAAACGAGACCATCAATTCAAGCATTATttgtatttcaaattttaattaacacCAGCTCTTTATAAGTTCGGATTATATTTGCTCTTTTTGATATAATGTCTAGCATTATTCATAACTCCTCCTCAATtcataaataaaatgataatgcgCTTTAGCACACTCAAACCCAATGCCCATACTAATCGAACTAATAATCAATCAATAATAACTTACAATTTTTAAACATTTATCTGTATAGGTACTTTGGAGGATGAGATTTTGGCATTAAATATTCTcgaaacataaacaaataattaagtgagcctttaataataataaaaaacaatatCTAATGGAGTCCTTGATTAATACTAGTAATTAATTAAgctttcaaaattatatttttcagtGAAAACCCTAATGTTTGATAATAGAAATTTCAAAGGTAAATTATATGGTTAACCGCTCTACGGGTTCTtccttttaaattaaatttgttgagaaaaggaaaaaaaaattcaaactaaaTGGTGGATTGATAAATTCAAAAGGAAGATAATAGATAAGCCAATGGTATAAATATATGGACTAGTTGAAATCATTTGTATTGTTATTAAAGCAACAATTTTGAATAGGCAAGAATCATAGCCTTTCTATTAAAAGGTATGTTATTTTTTAGAACATCCATAAATATCTATCATTATTTAATGTGTTGAATTTAATGAGATTTTTAGCGAAATGAAATTCGATACAAGAATTACAAATTCACATGTGTTCCATTCTTCATTATATGAGAGAACAGTACAAAATATATGGTGAAAAGGGTAAAATAAAGCTCAAGCAATTGCCCACATATTAGAGGTTGGTTCGCCCCCTAATTAAGCCATTGTAGAGTGAAAAAATTAATAAGATCATGAGGAGTATGATATTGCTACCAATTATAAAGATAATCTTACCTAAACGTTATTATGTCATAATTAACTATATTTTTTATTCGAAAATTATATGTATTAGAGTTGAAAGGTACTTTAGCAAAATTTATCAGGAGTGAAAATGTTAACGAGGTTGACATTTTCAGGTGCATCAAATAGTTTTAAAATAGTGAGGGCAAAAACCATTTTAATAAAGTCTTATATTGGACCAATACATTTCATTTCACAACAAGTAGGTTGGACTTATGGTCCTTAATGAGACTCATGTCTTATAATCAAATAATTGAACCGTGTTGCGACACTTTTGATGAGCATGCTTATGCAAGTAGAAAAGTCAAAGGTCGCTTCTTAAGGATTGACTGGTAGAATTTGAGAGTACTTGCTATTTAGAGGATGTAGTGCATGGCCCTTTAACACGCTACCTTatagaaatcaaaataattttgtgGTATGAAAGTAATACTTCatgtttttctttcatttcaaaaGTTCAAGCCATATGCTACTTTTGACTATGTACCACTTAGTGATCCGAAGATAATTTCAAgttttatttgaaaataaatgGAGAATTATTGTATATAAtatgtaataatatatattatataaattattttcaaataaaagatataatattaaagtttaaagttatctataatatatatacataaataatatgtatatattaaatgAAAAAGGGAAAAATGTAATATAAAAACTGAAGAGAGATGTCATGTATATAACTATTCATAAAACTTTTTAAAAGAAAGTTGTAttatttcaaagaaatatatagaTACCTCTTGATACTCTCTATATAGACACTAATATGAGAATTTAAGTAATGTAATTGAATTTTAAGAGAaggataatattaaatttatatcatTTCTTTGTTGTGTGTagctttaaattttattctagtCTAAAATAATTCATAGTGAATTATGAAATGTTTCATTCGAGTAAAGACTTTGTATTTTAAGAATGATATTTTTTGCAAATTGAggagaaataattatttttaaaatagttttttatAAACGCGTTGCATTTACAAAATATCGGATCCaaccaaaataatttttttactaaCAGCTATTCAGTCCATGAAGGCATATGACAAAAGCTCTAGAGACATATTAGGAAGGGTTGAAACATGATTTCAGTAAACAAGAATTGTTGGAAAACAATATACTCAAAGCATTTAAAGAAATTGTCGAAATCATACATTTAATGAATAATCAAGTCATTTATTTATACAAcaagattttgaaattaaaatgcaGAAAAATCTGCTATAAATCAAGATAATCtaaactgatttttttttttaaattatttgccTAAAAACTAGGACAAAATATAACTAATGcagcttcaaaaatcataaaagtTGACAAGAATTACTAGATGGTGTTAGAAGGTACGTGCAACTTTCTGTTTTTTCTCTTGTTTTTGTGTTATTATTTCAACAGTTCCTTATATAAGAAATTGTTTGATGCAATTTTGTTCCAAAGATGTAGAACAGATTAACAAAGCTAGTCGAGGTGATTTTATCCCTGAATAATTGAAGAAAAGACAGGTAAAGCATTCTTTTGTCTTTAGCTTTTCATTTGGTTTCTACAAGCTGCTTAGCAGCCAATGGAAATTTAAATTGGTGTTATGTTGTAGGCCTAGGTTATGCAAGATCTAGAAATTCATAACATTCTCTCAGATCGGTGAAATTTAAATATGGTTATATTTGGATTCTTTTTTATTTGTATGCTTCACTGAAAAATCTTGGGGATGGAAGGCAGGTATCAGTTGAGTTCCAAGAGAATCCAAAGGCATCACAGGAGCACATTAAGAATCCTATGGTGATGAGCAAGATTCAAAAGCTGGTCACTGCTGGAATTGTCCAGATCAGATAAATGTGAAGCAATTctaaactttatttattttttattttttttgcttttttcacATCAGTTGATTAATTCATAAGGCTAATTCAGTTGACATCATAAGAGAAACATTTCTGATGTTTGGGATTTATTTTATGTTGATGGATTTCAGGA
Above is a genomic segment from Gossypium arboreum isolate Shixiya-1 chromosome 8, ASM2569848v2, whole genome shotgun sequence containing:
- the LOC108469283 gene encoding 21 kDa protein-like → MANIGSYFSISAIFIFSLFTTSPSLCLAARKFLSSETDTKFIKTWCDATTYPDLCFVTFSSYAAEIQDSPKTITTKSLFVALNSTRSASKNLTDISKTQGLKPRETEALQDCVEEIGDSIDELKRSIVEMDETAGKSFAFRMSDIQTWVSAALTDEDTCMDGFSETAIDGDVKANMRTLIEKVAHLTSISLAFVNHYAGANK